From Tripterygium wilfordii isolate XIE 37 chromosome 13, ASM1340144v1, whole genome shotgun sequence, the proteins below share one genomic window:
- the LOC120012319 gene encoding thylakoid membrane protein slr0575, protein MKAISPLPPAAAASATVFHSHYLRFHGQFRIRSAERRRLKMKIACTAKATGSASASTEKTIVTDSEFSLAKVSFGAIGLGAGVSLLSYGFGAYFNILPGSEWSAIMLTYGFPLAVIGMALKYAELKPVPCLTYSDAQMLRETCATPILKQVRNDVIRYRYGDEQHLDEALKRIFQYGQGGGIPRRSAPILQMIREEVVEDGKYCLVLVFKAKDLQLSDFEKRQAKLASFFGPGISAEVGQGENNLFEVRLISETKSNASSSGNV, encoded by the exons ATGAAAGCAATATCACCGTTGCCACCGGCGGCAGCCGCTAGCGCAACCGTATTCCACTCCCACTATCTTCGTTTCCATGGCCAATTTAGGATCCGGAGCGCAGAACGACGCCGTTTGAAGATGAAAATAGCTTGTACTGCCAAAGCCACTGGTTCGGCCTCGGCTTCTACTGAGAAAACTATTGTCACCGATTCCGAATTCTCGCTTGCTAAA GTCTCATTCGGTGCCATTGGTCTTGGCGCTGGAGTTTCACTCTTGTC GTATGGCTTCGGGGCTTATTTTAATATTCTTCCCGGATCAGAATGGTCAGCAATAATGTTAACATATGGCTTCCCACTTGCAGTAATTGGTATGGCTCTTAAG TATGCTGAACTCAAACCAGTGCCATGCTTGACTTATTCTGATGCTCAGATGTTAAGGGAGACATGTGCCACTCCAATTCTTAAACAG GTAAGGAATGACGTTATACGATATAGATATGGAGATGAGCAACACTTGGATGAGGCATTGAAACGGATTTTCCAATATGGTcag GGTGGTGGAATTCCACGGAGGAGTGCTCCTATTCTGCAAATGATTCGTGAAGAA GTTGTGGAAGATGGCAAATATTGTCTTGTGCTTGTATTTAAAGCCAAAGATCTGCAATTGTCAGATTTTGAGAAAAGACAG GCAAAATTAGCTTCATTTTTTGGACCGGGCATCTCAGCTGAAGTTG GACAAGGAGAAAACAATCTGTTTGAAGTACGACTTATTTCTGAGACAAAATCCAATGCATCGTCTTCAGGAAATGTTTAA